The Planctomycetota bacterium genome contains a region encoding:
- a CDS encoding serine/threonine-protein kinase gives MRAEDDALVAELVLRKGWLDSARVRRAVELSEAARALDLEQGLLHVLVQKGFLSEQQARELTGELSLEHLARPENCRAIAGYHVRGQLEAWGLGAVLDAQQLSMDRPVALKVLAPALTRDAGLLDRFLLEGRTAGQVSHPNVVGAIDLGRCGDYCYYATEKVEGQSLRVLLRGGPLPVGMALDLARQAAQALAHLHDLGLTHRDVQPDNLLLTGEGVVRLRNVGATRMPGDPSVQRTGIPIGTPGYSAPELAANGARADIRADLYSLGATLYHVATGQRPGDPTSGAVPPPSALRPDLPGPVGEMIWRLMALDPLKRYPDPAALLGAIEDAQAGLRAAASLAAAVAQTQQEPPAAAASPPEIASLIPVPLPPEGTESGAAVLPSIGPPEQVGAPAPAGAVRRRLAQVAWASAFAVLAAALAVAGVWAIRTKLGGLAKAPRPADADEAPGEKAPHAEPPKEAPSPPPPTPRATRPEPEAPSALVRLAEEALAFDRANPENHAEALLRLRRGLLAAGDSPLALKLQARLLARQQGLSGQANGAYTELSNRLAALRAEGRFGAALQACQAFPEALRAGAWGDLVAARFTELLEEGERHYLTLAAKGARAFQEERPDEAVNAYKAIADIGLPWLRRAGGALAAAASAYAEEQKQRMAAAAARRAVLDRRRALGGLAKHFAAVYEEIKKRDYAKALEVCQAVPDSFREGDRGKALAALEGRLALVARLWEAVLKGPPSAIGQAFSLHGTEWVIDGFAGSGLNAQLVLRSSDARDRTLRQLIWRLPGQQLARLAECAVAREPAGTGDLKVGLLCLFEGEAARARQKLQEAEAAGQDVAAHLDELEAETLVAGALAAHRQGRWAEARKLIETALDRFGTTAPAILSHRVLSNALGDCLARLGEPKEPASAAPAELPEALQWLALLPETRLGPLAPPNPLDAAFASPLQRRSPVRLGLDGWGDITLSLRWTSEPAGGLVLAARVAEPQPGQFQYYYVAVGEGQMTLGRNDAGGAKVLASKPLPAASGAGARRLVFSLAGASLSAALDDGPSLTAADTALASGRVALAAPGAPVLVHELLALPTASRRPAAKER, from the coding sequence ATGCGCGCTGAGGATGATGCCCTCGTTGCCGAACTCGTGCTGCGAAAGGGCTGGCTCGACTCCGCCAGGGTCCGCCGCGCGGTCGAGCTCAGCGAGGCTGCGCGGGCGCTGGACCTCGAGCAGGGACTCCTGCACGTCCTCGTCCAGAAGGGCTTCCTCAGCGAGCAACAGGCGCGGGAGTTGACGGGCGAACTCAGCCTGGAGCACCTCGCCCGCCCCGAGAACTGCCGTGCGATTGCCGGCTACCACGTGCGCGGGCAGCTCGAGGCCTGGGGCCTGGGCGCGGTGCTGGACGCTCAGCAGCTCTCGATGGATCGGCCCGTGGCCCTCAAGGTGCTGGCCCCTGCGCTGACGCGCGATGCAGGGCTGCTCGATCGCTTCCTGCTCGAGGGGCGCACGGCCGGCCAGGTGAGCCACCCCAACGTGGTGGGCGCCATAGACCTCGGGCGCTGCGGGGACTACTGCTACTATGCGACCGAGAAGGTCGAGGGCCAAAGCCTGCGCGTCCTCTTGCGCGGCGGCCCGCTGCCGGTGGGCATGGCGCTGGACCTGGCGCGCCAGGCCGCGCAGGCGCTGGCGCACCTTCACGACCTCGGGCTCACCCACCGCGACGTGCAGCCCGACAATCTGCTGCTCACCGGGGAGGGCGTGGTGCGCCTCCGCAACGTGGGCGCCACGCGGATGCCCGGGGACCCCTCGGTGCAACGGACGGGGATCCCGATCGGCACTCCAGGCTACAGCGCGCCCGAGTTGGCGGCCAACGGAGCGAGGGCGGACATTCGGGCCGATCTCTACTCCCTGGGCGCCACGCTGTACCACGTGGCCACCGGGCAGCGCCCGGGCGACCCCACCAGCGGGGCCGTGCCCCCGCCGTCGGCCCTGCGCCCCGACCTGCCGGGCCCCGTCGGCGAGATGATCTGGCGGCTCATGGCGCTCGACCCTTTGAAGCGATACCCCGACCCGGCCGCGCTCCTGGGCGCCATCGAGGACGCACAGGCCGGCTTGCGCGCCGCCGCCTCGCTGGCGGCCGCAGTGGCCCAGACCCAGCAGGAGCCGCCCGCCGCGGCCGCCTCGCCGCCTGAGATCGCCTCACTGATTCCTGTGCCCCTGCCCCCGGAGGGCACGGAATCCGGAGCCGCCGTCCTGCCGAGCATCGGCCCGCCCGAACAGGTGGGGGCCCCGGCGCCCGCGGGCGCGGTGCGGCGACGGCTGGCACAGGTTGCCTGGGCGTCCGCCTTCGCCGTTCTGGCGGCTGCCCTGGCTGTGGCCGGCGTTTGGGCCATACGGACGAAGCTCGGCGGGCTGGCCAAGGCCCCCAGGCCCGCCGACGCCGACGAGGCCCCGGGCGAGAAGGCGCCACACGCCGAGCCGCCGAAGGAGGCGCCCAGCCCGCCGCCGCCCACGCCACGGGCGACCCGCCCCGAGCCCGAGGCTCCGAGCGCCCTGGTGCGGCTCGCCGAGGAGGCGCTGGCGTTCGACCGCGCCAACCCCGAGAACCACGCCGAGGCGCTCCTGCGCCTGCGGAGGGGCCTGCTCGCCGCCGGGGACTCGCCGCTGGCGCTGAAGCTCCAGGCGCGCCTGCTCGCCCGCCAGCAGGGCTTGAGCGGGCAGGCGAACGGGGCGTACACGGAACTGAGCAACCGGCTGGCGGCCCTGCGCGCCGAGGGGCGATTCGGCGCGGCCCTCCAGGCGTGCCAGGCATTCCCCGAAGCGCTGCGCGCCGGGGCGTGGGGCGACCTGGTTGCCGCGCGGTTCACCGAGTTGCTCGAAGAGGGGGAGAGGCACTACCTGACGCTCGCGGCCAAGGGTGCGCGGGCCTTCCAGGAGGAGCGGCCCGACGAAGCGGTGAACGCCTACAAGGCGATCGCCGACATCGGGCTGCCGTGGCTCCGCCGCGCGGGCGGCGCGCTCGCCGCGGCGGCCTCCGCCTATGCCGAGGAGCAGAAGCAGCGTATGGCCGCGGCGGCAGCGCGGCGCGCCGTTCTCGATCGCCGGCGCGCGCTGGGCGGCCTGGCGAAACACTTCGCCGCGGTCTACGAGGAGATCAAGAAGCGCGATTACGCCAAGGCGCTCGAGGTGTGCCAGGCCGTGCCCGACAGCTTCCGCGAGGGCGACCGCGGCAAGGCGCTGGCGGCCCTCGAGGGGCGCCTGGCCCTCGTGGCCAGGCTGTGGGAGGCCGTTCTCAAGGGCCCCCCGAGCGCCATCGGGCAGGCCTTCTCGCTGCACGGTACCGAGTGGGTGATTGACGGCTTCGCCGGCTCGGGCCTGAACGCGCAACTGGTGCTGCGCAGCTCCGACGCCCGCGACCGCACGCTGCGTCAGCTCATCTGGCGGCTGCCGGGGCAGCAGCTCGCGCGCCTCGCCGAGTGCGCCGTGGCGCGAGAGCCCGCGGGGACCGGCGACCTGAAGGTCGGCCTCCTGTGCCTGTTCGAGGGCGAGGCCGCCCGAGCCAGGCAGAAGCTCCAGGAGGCCGAAGCGGCGGGCCAGGACGTGGCCGCCCACCTCGACGAGCTGGAGGCCGAGACCCTCGTGGCCGGCGCGCTGGCGGCGCATCGCCAGGGCCGCTGGGCCGAGGCCCGCAAGCTGATTGAGACCGCTCTCGATCGCTTCGGCACCACGGCGCCGGCCATCCTCAGCCACCGCGTGCTCTCGAACGCCCTGGGCGACTGCCTCGCCCGGCTCGGGGAACCGAAGGAACCTGCGAGCGCCGCGCCGGCCGAGCTACCCGAGGCCCTCCAGTGGCTGGCCCTGCTGCCCGAGACGCGCCTCGGCCCCCTGGCGCCACCGAACCCGCTCGACGCCGCGTTCGCCTCGCCGCTCCAGCGCAGAAGTCCCGTGCGCCTCGGGCTGGACGGCTGGGGCGACATCACGCTCTCGCTCCGCTGGACATCGGAGCCGGCGGGGGGCCTGGTGCTCGCGGCGCGGGTGGCCGAGCCGCAGCCCGGGCAGTTCCAGTACTACTATGTGGCGGTGGGGGAGGGCCAGATGACGCTCGGACGCAACGACGCCGGCGGAGCGAAGGTACTCGCCTCCAAGCCCTTGCCCGCGGCCTCGGGAGCCGGGGCTCGCCGCCTGGTCTTCAGCCTCGCTGGGGCCAGCCTGTCGGCGGCTCTGGACGACGGGCCGAGCCTGACCGCAGCCGACACGGCCCTGGCGAGCGGGCGCGTGGCGCTGGCCGCTCCGGGCGCGCCGGTGCTCGTGCACGAGCTTCTCGCGCTCCCCACCGCGTCGCGCCGGCCCGCGGCCAAGGAGCGCTGA
- a CDS encoding beta-galactosidase: MSNGWPALARRLALAGGLVAAAVWAEGTAGLRQPPAGGDVSFDAKSFLIGERRLLLRCGGVHYFRLPPEEWRDRLLQTRLAGFNAIETPVPWNLHQPARDAELVLDGAADLGRFLDLCRELKLLALVRIGPYVNAGVTSGGLPAWLADDPKLLIRAADERYLRAVHGYWAKLLPVLLARQAPAGPVALVQIEDHYRGPDDRYLLRLYDEVKNSGFRVPIVLSELNPCKDFQQARTTDTMLFATTELMPAGPVAWGERTKAFDGLGDILVEGLAKGVDGYNHSLWAAGTNLARLPASSFPTRHEAPTSGLLEGGGLSPVFAEAKTANLFAQAFESVFTQATTLSAHPLLDQGRRAGMVAHGRTDGQTALLFFKRRYGEGSLALADPATGETAALATNPRELRHVVVAYPLTPKTTLALSTAQVLTIQPYPDKRVLVVHTPEKTEAMMVFRTPKAPAARAGADALAWNEKAQQLTLRWKCAAKGERKDFLFDADVPIHVIALEESQVGQTWVLDGAGILIGPARIGEWTTGDKTSVELRLPTRRVRQAVTFYPTAPLRGVAKATGVGDVQCDETARRIDLRLDLEVMEPLTLFLRKWEAADDLAEASPDFADAAWYETLRPLPLGEGRHGWYRCRFQAAKAATRKLTLENIADAATVYLNGQCIGQSTTKRLMDGPRAFPHPAQFDLPVKAGENVLAILLKNWGCYSNALSYGVPLAPTSAWGILGGLTLDGQPPGRWRQREGLEPAGQSFAWKPLDPAPGAKPAPRGAPVRWFRATFAPRKQAVHPAIRLHLKGVSYGAIWLNGRFAGLYSQAGAEAGLGYRLPTPWLRDQNELVLLEEGGQEPIECEVRFDRNDTYLPLALEFTAEPTPAAAPKAKGRP, encoded by the coding sequence TTGAGTAACGGATGGCCGGCTCTCGCCCGGCGGCTGGCTCTCGCCGGGGGGCTCGTCGCGGCGGCGGTCTGGGCCGAGGGCACCGCGGGGCTGCGTCAGCCGCCGGCGGGCGGCGACGTGTCGTTCGACGCCAAAAGCTTCCTCATCGGCGAGCGCCGCCTGCTCCTGCGCTGTGGCGGCGTGCACTACTTCCGCCTCCCGCCCGAGGAGTGGCGCGATCGCCTGCTCCAGACGCGCCTGGCCGGCTTCAACGCCATCGAGACCCCCGTGCCCTGGAACCTGCACCAGCCCGCCCGGGACGCGGAGCTGGTGCTCGACGGCGCGGCCGACCTGGGCCGCTTCCTCGACCTCTGCCGCGAGTTGAAGCTCCTCGCCCTGGTGCGCATCGGCCCCTACGTCAACGCGGGCGTGACGAGCGGCGGCCTGCCCGCCTGGCTCGCCGACGACCCCAAGCTCCTCATCCGCGCCGCCGACGAGCGATACCTGCGGGCCGTCCACGGCTACTGGGCGAAGCTCCTCCCTGTCCTCCTCGCCCGCCAGGCGCCGGCGGGGCCCGTGGCCCTGGTACAGATCGAAGACCACTACCGCGGCCCCGACGACCGCTACCTGCTGCGCCTCTACGACGAGGTGAAGAACAGCGGCTTCCGCGTGCCGATCGTCCTCTCCGAGCTCAATCCGTGCAAGGACTTCCAGCAGGCCCGCACGACCGACACGATGCTCTTCGCCACCACCGAGCTGATGCCCGCCGGCCCCGTGGCCTGGGGCGAGCGAACCAAGGCGTTCGACGGCCTGGGCGATATCCTCGTCGAGGGACTCGCCAAGGGGGTGGACGGCTACAATCACTCGCTGTGGGCCGCCGGGACAAACCTCGCGCGGCTGCCCGCCTCCAGCTTCCCCACGCGGCACGAGGCCCCGACCTCGGGCCTGCTCGAAGGCGGCGGCCTCAGCCCCGTCTTCGCCGAGGCCAAAACGGCCAACCTCTTCGCACAAGCCTTCGAGAGCGTGTTCACCCAGGCCACCACGCTGAGCGCCCATCCGCTCCTCGACCAGGGCCGGCGCGCCGGCATGGTCGCCCACGGACGCACCGACGGGCAGACGGCGCTCCTCTTCTTCAAGCGCCGCTATGGCGAAGGCTCGCTCGCCCTGGCCGACCCCGCGACCGGCGAAACAGCGGCCCTCGCCACCAACCCGCGCGAGCTGCGTCACGTCGTCGTGGCCTATCCCCTCACGCCGAAGACGACCCTGGCCCTCTCGACCGCCCAGGTGCTCACGATCCAGCCCTATCCCGACAAGCGCGTCCTCGTCGTCCACACCCCCGAGAAGACCGAAGCCATGATGGTCTTCCGCACGCCCAAGGCGCCGGCCGCCCGCGCCGGCGCCGACGCCCTGGCCTGGAACGAGAAGGCCCAGCAGCTCACCCTTCGATGGAAGTGCGCCGCCAAAGGCGAACGCAAGGACTTCCTGTTCGACGCCGACGTGCCCATCCACGTGATCGCCCTGGAGGAGAGCCAGGTGGGGCAAACCTGGGTCCTCGACGGCGCCGGCATCCTCATCGGTCCCGCCCGCATCGGCGAGTGGACGACAGGCGACAAGACGAGCGTGGAACTGCGCCTGCCGACCCGCCGCGTGCGCCAAGCCGTGACCTTCTACCCCACCGCCCCCCTGCGTGGAGTGGCCAAGGCCACGGGCGTCGGCGACGTGCAGTGCGATGAGACGGCCCGGCGGATCGATCTGAGACTCGACCTCGAAGTGATGGAGCCGTTGACGCTGTTCCTGCGGAAGTGGGAGGCCGCCGACGACCTGGCCGAGGCCAGCCCGGATTTCGCCGATGCCGCCTGGTACGAGACTCTCCGCCCCCTGCCACTGGGCGAGGGACGCCACGGCTGGTACCGCTGCCGCTTCCAGGCCGCCAAGGCCGCCACCCGCAAGCTCACGCTCGAGAACATCGCCGACGCGGCCACCGTGTACCTCAACGGCCAGTGCATCGGCCAGAGCACCACGAAGCGCCTGATGGATGGGCCGCGGGCGTTCCCCCACCCCGCCCAGTTCGACCTGCCCGTGAAGGCCGGCGAGAACGTCCTGGCCATCCTCCTCAAGAACTGGGGCTGCTACAGCAACGCCCTCTCGTACGGCGTGCCCCTCGCCCCCACCTCGGCCTGGGGCATCCTGGGCGGCCTCACCCTCGACGGCCAGCCGCCCGGCCGCTGGCGCCAGCGCGAGGGCCTCGAGCCCGCAGGCCAGTCCTTCGCCTGGAAGCCGCTGGACCCTGCCCCGGGCGCGAAGCCCGCGCCCAGGGGCGCGCCCGTCCGCTGGTTCCGCGCCACGTTCGCCCCGCGCAAGCAGGCCGTGCATCCGGCTATTCGCCTCCACCTCAAGGGCGTCAGCTATGGGGCCATCTGGCTCAATGGCCGCTTCGCCGGCCTCTACAGCCAGGCCGGCGCCGAGGCGGGGCTGGGGTACCGCTTGCCCACCCCATGGCTCCGCGACCAGAACGAACTCGTCCTGCTGGAAGAGGGCGGCCAGGAGCCCATCGAGTGCGAGGTGCGCTTCGACCGCAACGACACCTACCTCCCCCTCGCCCTCGAGTTCACCGCCGAGCCGACGCCTGCCGCGGCCCCCAAAGCCAAGGGGCGCCCGTGA
- a CDS encoding glycosyltransferase family 39 protein, which produces MLAYPACLLVSMCGDAGRLEASLYALPTLVIAGLLRLPTALIATALWAVATGAGMALLRRAGYGGLSLAERVVFGGALGMGAFSLLTFLIGSASGQPPWLMAALCWGLVLALGCLGARDLWGALASGTRALNAWRKQADFLGVAAAALGVAIVLLALTRANVPVFADYDSLEYHLAAPAHWWREGRVTFLRDMVYANFPQNTEMLFLLAMSCVGGPLMGAAVGLQVLTGFVVLTAGALAACGRRMEAPAAGNAGAALLLTTPLLAELATLNSYVVELPLTAYGFLALYAFLLWRRAATPGERWRYAALCGVLAGLAIGCKYPAVLFVLAPLGLFILGGGVVRPRTLGRAAATAALVSAAAVATASPWLIRNAVNTGNPTYPLLYGVFGSSNWSAEQDAKFRLHHQASDLRFFSLARRVWSYAVWRDQPREGGRVPPASPVLLLFALVPVALADRRSTRAVFYAASVFLVWAAAERFAPEPLSRAPALQTASDVFLSVSLLALVTAPAFLVASDGPLILSTYSVLCLMAWYVLTHRLDRFLDPISPMIALLGGIGLAALPRVWPRRIARGLVAGGLAYALATTLLIHGPVMWVGLSDPPQAFLRKVNEGATYSQSAIEAINRLPDEALVLFVGETRTFYCERRALAASVFDRHPIERILEAGPPGEPARRVRDGLRALGVTHIYVNWPELARLAGSYGYRYQGEPRPGVPLEAYVNLFAAMTREHHIASLGVFGADRQGNPRPDFVLYALQGTP; this is translated from the coding sequence GTGCTGGCTTACCCGGCCTGCCTCCTGGTATCCATGTGCGGCGACGCGGGCCGTCTCGAAGCCAGCCTCTATGCCTTGCCGACTCTCGTGATCGCGGGGCTGCTCCGTCTGCCGACGGCGCTGATCGCGACGGCGCTCTGGGCCGTGGCGACAGGGGCCGGGATGGCGCTGCTCCGGCGCGCCGGCTACGGGGGCCTGAGCCTCGCCGAACGCGTGGTCTTCGGCGGCGCGCTGGGCATGGGCGCCTTCTCGCTCCTCACGTTCCTCATCGGCTCCGCGAGCGGGCAGCCTCCCTGGCTGATGGCCGCGTTGTGCTGGGGCCTGGTGCTGGCGCTGGGGTGCCTGGGCGCGCGCGATCTCTGGGGCGCGCTGGCCAGCGGCACGCGAGCGCTCAATGCCTGGAGGAAGCAGGCGGACTTCCTGGGCGTGGCCGCTGCCGCCCTGGGCGTGGCCATCGTGCTTCTGGCGCTCACGCGGGCCAACGTGCCGGTGTTCGCGGACTACGATTCGCTGGAGTACCACCTCGCCGCGCCCGCGCACTGGTGGCGGGAGGGCAGGGTCACGTTCCTGCGCGACATGGTCTACGCCAACTTCCCCCAGAACACCGAGATGCTCTTCCTGCTGGCGATGAGCTGCGTCGGCGGCCCGCTGATGGGCGCGGCGGTCGGCTTGCAGGTGCTCACCGGCTTCGTGGTGTTGACGGCGGGAGCCCTCGCCGCCTGCGGCAGACGGATGGAGGCTCCCGCGGCCGGCAACGCGGGCGCGGCGCTCCTGCTCACGACGCCCTTGCTTGCTGAGTTGGCCACGCTGAACTCCTATGTCGTGGAACTGCCGCTGACGGCGTACGGATTCCTGGCGCTCTACGCCTTCCTGCTCTGGAGGCGGGCCGCGACGCCGGGCGAGCGCTGGCGCTATGCGGCGCTGTGCGGGGTCCTGGCGGGCCTGGCCATCGGGTGCAAGTACCCCGCCGTGCTCTTCGTGCTGGCGCCCCTGGGGCTGTTCATCCTCGGGGGCGGCGTGGTGCGGCCGCGGACGCTCGGACGGGCCGCCGCCACGGCCGCGCTGGTGAGCGCCGCCGCCGTCGCGACGGCCAGCCCCTGGCTCATCCGCAATGCGGTGAACACCGGCAACCCCACCTACCCGCTCCTCTACGGCGTGTTCGGGAGCTCGAACTGGTCGGCGGAGCAGGACGCCAAGTTCCGCCTCCACCATCAGGCGTCGGACCTGCGGTTCTTCAGCCTGGCCCGCCGCGTGTGGAGCTACGCTGTCTGGCGCGACCAGCCGCGGGAGGGGGGCCGGGTGCCGCCGGCCTCGCCGGTCCTGCTGCTCTTCGCGCTCGTGCCGGTCGCACTGGCTGATCGCCGCTCGACGCGTGCCGTCTTCTACGCGGCCTCGGTGTTCCTGGTGTGGGCAGCCGCCGAGCGCTTCGCGCCCGAGCCGCTCAGCCGCGCGCCGGCGCTCCAGACCGCCAGCGACGTGTTCCTCTCGGTGTCGCTCCTCGCCCTGGTCACGGCGCCGGCGTTCCTGGTCGCCTCCGACGGACCATTGATCCTTTCCACCTATAGCGTCCTGTGCCTGATGGCCTGGTACGTTCTCACCCACCGGCTGGACCGCTTTCTGGACCCCATCTCTCCCATGATCGCCCTCCTGGGCGGCATCGGTCTGGCGGCCTTGCCCCGGGTGTGGCCCCGCCGCATCGCGCGCGGCCTGGTCGCTGGCGGCCTGGCCTATGCGCTGGCAACCACGCTGCTCATTCACGGCCCGGTGATGTGGGTGGGCCTGAGCGACCCGCCCCAGGCGTTCCTGCGGAAGGTCAACGAAGGCGCCACGTACTCGCAGTCGGCGATCGAGGCCATCAACAGGCTCCCTGACGAGGCCCTGGTGCTCTTCGTGGGCGAGACCCGCACCTTCTACTGCGAGCGCCGCGCGCTCGCGGCCAGCGTCTTCGACCGTCACCCCATCGAGCGCATCCTCGAAGCAGGGCCCCCCGGCGAGCCCGCACGCCGCGTTCGCGACGGGCTCCGCGCGCTCGGCGTCACCCACATCTATGTCAACTGGCCCGAGCTGGCCCGCCTCGCCGGCAGCTACGGCTACCGCTACCAGGGCGAGCCACGCCCGGGAGTGCCCCTGGAGGCCTATGTGAACCTCTTCGCCGCGATGACGCGCGAGCATCACATCGCCTCGCTGGGCGTCTTCGGGGCCGACCGGCAGGGCAACCCGCGCCCAGACTTCGTCCTCTACGCCCTGCAAGGAACGCCTTGA
- a CDS encoding PilT/PilU family type 4a pilus ATPase, which produces MADASAADSKEIHKLFRLMGKYGASDLHLKAGSPPIFRIRGDLRNLDLPPLSDAQVRRLVYDILTEDQIRTLEHVGDVDLAYSVDERTRVRINTYHQRGCLSLAARLVNFRIPTFEELNLPVSVMEQIAALEQGFVIMSGVTGSGKSTTLAALIEYINTTRRLHIVTIEDPIEYMYTDRRCAINQREVGIDVPSFHEALRYVVRQDPDVILLGEMRDTETVQAGLSAAETGHLVFGTLHSSTVPQTFSRLLEFFESARQKQIRLSLQFNLKAIVCQKLLPSIKPGVARVPALEIMIVTPPIAKLIEQAEDVRILDVIKQSRAEGMIDFNRSLYELIKNGWIDERVALETSPNPQGLRGMLEGVFVSEGALAGVGLRGG; this is translated from the coding sequence ATGGCGGACGCCAGCGCGGCCGACTCGAAGGAAATCCACAAGCTGTTCCGGCTGATGGGCAAGTACGGCGCCTCGGACCTGCATCTGAAGGCCGGCTCGCCCCCGATCTTCCGCATCCGCGGCGACCTGCGCAACCTCGACCTCCCCCCCCTGAGCGACGCCCAGGTGCGCCGCCTCGTCTACGACATCCTCACCGAGGACCAGATCCGCACCCTCGAGCACGTGGGCGACGTGGACCTGGCCTATAGCGTGGACGAGCGGACCCGCGTGCGCATCAACACCTATCACCAGCGCGGCTGCCTGAGCCTGGCCGCCCGACTCGTGAACTTCCGCATCCCGACGTTCGAGGAACTCAACCTCCCGGTCTCCGTGATGGAGCAGATCGCCGCCCTGGAACAGGGCTTCGTCATCATGTCGGGCGTCACCGGCAGCGGCAAGTCCACCACCCTCGCCGCCCTCATCGAGTACATCAACACCACGCGGCGGCTGCACATCGTCACCATCGAGGACCCCATCGAGTACATGTACACCGACCGCCGCTGCGCCATCAACCAGCGCGAGGTCGGCATTGACGTGCCGTCGTTCCACGAGGCCCTGCGCTACGTGGTGCGCCAGGACCCCGACGTGATCCTGCTGGGCGAAATGCGCGACACCGAAACGGTGCAGGCGGGCCTCTCGGCCGCCGAGACGGGCCACCTGGTGTTCGGCACGCTCCACAGCTCCACCGTGCCGCAGACCTTCTCGCGCCTGCTCGAGTTCTTCGAGTCGGCCCGCCAGAAGCAGATTCGCCTCAGCCTCCAGTTCAACCTCAAGGCCATTGTGTGCCAGAAGCTGTTGCCCTCGATCAAGCCGGGCGTCGCGCGCGTGCCCGCCCTCGAGATCATGATCGTCACGCCTCCCATCGCCAAGCTGATCGAGCAGGCGGAAGACGTGCGCATCCTCGATGTCATCAAGCAGTCCCGGGCCGAGGGAATGATCGACTTCAACCGCTCGCTCTACGAGTTGATCAAGAACGGCTGGATTGACGAGCGGGTGGCGCTGGAGACCTCCCCCAACCCGCAGGGCTTGAGGGGCATGCTCGAGGGCGTGTTCGTCAGCGAGGGCGCACTCGCCGGCGTCGGCTTGCGTGGCGGATAG
- a CDS encoding 2-isopropylmalate synthase, whose translation MAHRRELVEVTQPRLLEEMFPYDLPPRIVFDSKVCEEIDGELVEFAPKALLTRDIRITDTTFRDGQQSLPPYTVEQTRRLFEFLVRLSGPNGVIRQTEFFLYTDKDRAAVEACREVGARFPEITGWIRADVGDLVNVERLGLRETGILTSCSDYHIFYKLRKDRRQILDHYLGVVKAALDAGIRPRCHLEDVTRADIDGFVVPFCTKLAELSESLPEHLKVKVRLCDTMGFGLSYPGVALPRSVPKLVYRMTHDAGIPSDRLEWHGHNDFHKVHINAVTAWLYGVDAVNATLFGIGERTGNPPLEGAIFEYVAIKGTLNGVDTYAITDLVNYYEHEIGHTLPDNAPFVGKHFATTRAGIHADGLWRDERIYNIFDTMALLGRPPAVAITDKSGADGVALWVNNFLDLHGKDRLSKIKLHKICRWVADQYAAGRTSTVSDQEMIAQIRLHLPEQYEAFMQRRRQKQ comes from the coding sequence ATGGCCCACCGGCGCGAACTGGTCGAGGTGACCCAGCCCAGGCTTCTCGAGGAGATGTTCCCCTACGATCTCCCGCCGCGCATCGTCTTCGACAGCAAGGTGTGCGAGGAGATTGACGGCGAGCTGGTGGAGTTCGCCCCCAAGGCACTCCTGACGCGCGACATCCGGATCACCGACACCACGTTCCGCGACGGCCAGCAGTCGCTCCCGCCCTACACGGTGGAGCAGACGCGGCGCCTCTTCGAGTTCCTGGTGCGCCTGAGCGGCCCGAATGGCGTGATTCGGCAGACCGAGTTCTTCCTCTACACCGACAAGGACCGCGCGGCGGTGGAGGCGTGCCGCGAGGTGGGCGCCCGCTTCCCCGAGATCACAGGCTGGATCCGCGCCGACGTGGGCGACCTGGTGAACGTGGAGAGGCTGGGCCTCCGGGAGACCGGCATCCTCACCTCGTGCTCGGACTACCACATCTTCTACAAGCTGCGCAAGGACCGGCGGCAGATTCTGGACCACTACCTGGGCGTGGTGAAGGCGGCCCTGGACGCCGGCATCCGCCCCCGGTGCCATCTGGAGGATGTGACGCGGGCCGACATTGACGGCTTCGTGGTGCCGTTCTGCACCAAGCTGGCCGAGCTGTCGGAGAGCCTGCCCGAGCACCTCAAGGTCAAGGTGCGGCTGTGCGACACCATGGGCTTCGGCCTCAGCTACCCCGGCGTCGCCCTGCCCCGCAGCGTGCCCAAGCTCGTCTACCGCATGACCCACGACGCCGGCATCCCGTCCGACCGCCTCGAATGGCACGGCCACAACGACTTCCACAAGGTGCACATCAACGCCGTCACCGCCTGGCTCTACGGCGTGGACGCGGTGAACGCCACCCTGTTCGGCATCGGCGAGCGCACCGGCAACCCGCCGCTGGAGGGGGCGATCTTCGAATACGTGGCCATCAAGGGCACGCTCAACGGCGTGGACACGTACGCGATTACCGACCTCGTGAACTACTACGAGCACGAGATCGGCCACACCCTGCCCGACAACGCGCCGTTCGTGGGCAAGCACTTCGCCACCACCCGCGCGGGCATCCACGCCGACGGCCTGTGGCGCGACGAGCGCATCTACAACATCTTCGACACGATGGCCCTTCTCGGGCGGCCCCCCGCCGTGGCCATCACCGACAAGTCGGGCGCCGACGGCGTGGCCCTCTGGGTGAACAACTTCCTCGACCTGCACGGCAAGGACCGCCTCTCGAAGATCAAGCTCCACAAGATCTGCCGCTGGGTCGCCGACCAGTATGCCGCGGGACGCACCAGCACGGTCTCCGACCAGGAGATGATCGCCCAGATCCGCCTCCACCTGCCCGAGCAGTACGAGGCATTCATGCAGAGGCGGCGTCAGAAGCAATAG